From Streptomonospora salina, the proteins below share one genomic window:
- a CDS encoding sugar ABC transporter ATP-binding protein, which yields MTDETPSPASAGAVATARAVTKSYPGVRALHGADFEVRAGEVRALLGRNGAGKSTLIRLLCGVETPDDGTVEIGGEPLAAGGVRRATELGVGTVHQELSLVPQMSAAENLYLGAWPGTARGIDHAAMRAGAREAFADLGVTIDPDTPIGELPLAQQQLVEIARALRSRPRLLILDEPTSALAAGETDIVLAAVTRVAERGVGVVYVSHRLDEIRRVSDTVTVMRDGAVVETAPVRGATTAHIVSLMLGHEQDRAVQRTDNAVDRSGTPLLSVRDLSVPPKVESVSFELYPGEVLGLAGLMGAGRTEVLRALAGFTPADGAVAIAGTPVARRTPGAMKNLGVGITPEDRKSEGVVPLLGVSENMVMSWFGGASRAGTVLPSRVSALGRDLVDRFSIKTARSDTPIVNLSGGNQQKAVIGRWLHAQSRILLLDEPTRGVDVEAKAQIYRIVRDLADGGAAVVFVSSELEELPLVCDRVLSLRAGRIDGEFTGDDITLDTIMAAAMAV from the coding sequence ATGACCGATGAAACCCCGTCCCCCGCATCCGCCGGCGCCGTGGCCACCGCGCGCGCCGTGACCAAGTCCTACCCCGGCGTGCGCGCCCTGCACGGCGCCGACTTCGAAGTCCGCGCCGGAGAAGTCCGTGCGCTGCTGGGACGCAACGGCGCCGGCAAGTCCACCCTCATCCGGCTGCTCTGCGGGGTCGAGACACCCGATGACGGCACCGTCGAGATCGGCGGTGAACCCCTCGCCGCAGGCGGGGTCCGCCGTGCCACCGAACTCGGGGTCGGCACCGTCCACCAGGAGCTCAGCCTGGTTCCGCAGATGTCGGCGGCGGAGAACCTCTATCTCGGGGCGTGGCCGGGCACGGCGCGCGGAATCGACCACGCCGCGATGAGAGCCGGTGCACGCGAGGCGTTCGCAGACCTCGGCGTGACGATCGACCCGGACACCCCGATCGGCGAGCTCCCCCTCGCCCAGCAGCAGCTCGTGGAGATCGCGCGGGCACTGCGCTCCCGCCCTCGGCTGCTCATCCTCGACGAGCCCACCAGCGCTCTCGCGGCCGGGGAGACCGACATCGTCCTGGCCGCCGTCACCCGGGTGGCCGAGCGGGGCGTGGGCGTCGTCTACGTCAGCCACCGCCTCGACGAGATCCGTCGCGTCTCCGACACCGTCACCGTCATGCGCGACGGCGCCGTCGTGGAGACCGCCCCGGTCCGCGGAGCCACCACCGCCCACATCGTGTCGCTGATGCTGGGCCATGAGCAGGACCGGGCGGTGCAGCGCACCGACAACGCCGTCGACCGGTCGGGTACTCCGCTGCTGTCGGTGCGCGACCTGTCCGTGCCGCCCAAGGTGGAAAGCGTCTCATTCGAGCTGTACCCGGGCGAGGTCCTCGGGTTGGCCGGCCTCATGGGAGCGGGGCGGACCGAGGTACTGCGGGCGCTGGCCGGGTTCACCCCGGCCGACGGCGCCGTCGCGATCGCGGGGACGCCCGTGGCACGGCGCACCCCCGGGGCGATGAAGAACCTGGGCGTGGGGATCACCCCCGAGGATCGCAAGAGCGAGGGCGTCGTCCCGCTCTTGGGGGTCTCGGAGAACATGGTGATGAGCTGGTTCGGCGGCGCCTCGCGCGCGGGGACCGTGCTGCCCTCACGGGTCTCGGCCCTGGGCCGCGACCTCGTCGACCGCTTCTCCATCAAGACCGCCCGCTCCGACACCCCCATCGTCAATCTCAGCGGCGGCAATCAGCAGAAGGCCGTCATCGGCCGATGGCTCCACGCCCAGAGCCGGATCCTGCTCCTCGACGAGCCCACGCGAGGCGTGGACGTGGAGGCCAAAGCCCAGATCTACCGGATCGTGCGGGACCTGGCCGACGGAGGAGCCGCGGTCGTCTTCGTCTCCAGCGAACTGGAGGAACTGCCCCTGGTCTGCGACCGCGTGCTCTCGTTGCGCGCGGGCCGGATCGACGGGGAGTTCACCGGCGACGACATCACCCTGGACACCATCATGGCCGCCGCGATGGCGGTTTGA
- a CDS encoding substrate-binding domain-containing protein codes for MSRWPLRSRSRALAAFTAVLCAVSLAGCAGGRLGENGRVGVVYMDAQGFYAGVRDGMRDHSQSSGDGLQLLELNAQGDASEESSFVDVASSADVDALVLSPVSATASIPAVRLAHESGVPVVCYNTCIEDEAARKYVTSYILGDPHEFGHLLGDAAADHFESEGVTDPKIAVLNCEFVEVCVNRREGFENALFDRLPDAEIVANQQGSTIDEAVRVGERVLTAHPDLDAFYGEAGGATMGAVRTVKTSGRTGDVVVFGSDMSTDAARALDDHTILKADVDISGLAVGRMAGETVEDILAGEGSGEFITDAPIDLYTTPEDGARWLEEHPDGIP; via the coding sequence ATGTCTCGATGGCCGCTGCGTTCCCGCAGCCGCGCGCTCGCCGCGTTCACCGCGGTGTTGTGCGCGGTGTCGCTCGCCGGGTGTGCCGGAGGAAGGCTCGGCGAGAACGGCCGTGTCGGCGTCGTCTACATGGACGCCCAGGGCTTCTACGCCGGTGTCCGCGACGGGATGCGCGACCACTCGCAGAGTTCCGGGGACGGGCTCCAGCTCCTGGAGCTCAACGCCCAGGGCGACGCGTCGGAGGAGAGCTCCTTCGTCGACGTCGCCTCCTCGGCCGACGTCGACGCCCTCGTGCTCTCCCCGGTCTCGGCGACCGCCTCCATCCCGGCGGTGCGGCTGGCCCACGAGAGCGGCGTCCCCGTCGTCTGCTACAACACCTGCATCGAGGACGAGGCGGCCCGGAAGTACGTCACGTCCTACATCCTGGGCGACCCGCACGAGTTCGGCCACCTGCTCGGCGACGCCGCCGCCGACCATTTCGAGAGCGAGGGCGTCACCGATCCGAAGATCGCCGTCCTCAACTGCGAGTTCGTCGAGGTGTGCGTGAATCGCCGCGAGGGGTTCGAGAACGCGCTGTTCGACCGCTTGCCCGACGCCGAGATCGTCGCCAACCAGCAGGGGTCCACCATCGACGAGGCGGTCAGGGTCGGTGAGCGTGTTTTGACGGCGCACCCCGACCTGGACGCCTTCTACGGCGAAGCGGGCGGGGCCACCATGGGCGCTGTGCGCACGGTGAAGACCAGCGGCCGCACCGGCGACGTCGTCGTCTTCGGCAGCGACATGTCCACCGACGCCGCTCGCGCCCTCGACGACCACACCATCCTCAAGGCCGACGTCGACATCTCCGGCCTCGCGGTGGGCCGCATGGCCGGCGAGACGGTCGAGGACATCCTCGCGGGCGAGGGATCCGGAGAGTTCATCACCGACGCGCCCATCGACCTCTACACCACCCCCGAGGACGGCGCCCGGTGGCTGGAGGAGCATCCGGACGGCATTCCCTAG
- a CDS encoding C40 family peptidase, whose amino-acid sequence MRDKIGKLEEEHAELADKYNQAKEDHDAAQEKLEDLQEDKQDTQDEIDSMQEDVRGLATAAYTDADYGSPAYLLSSGGPSDSLAQAADLGYLSENQTQTLEEFTEQQDKLGELTAEAADTEEEAQGKLDEAEQAKDEAEEKLDEQQDLLDDLTAEQQESVGIGNGTGNAVNNSGASGSAGAAVDFVYAQIGDAYSLGANGPDVWDCSSLVQAAWSQAGVSLPRTTYDQVNAGTSVSWDALQPGDLIFFYSGPSHVGMYVGGNKMVHGSKPSKPVMEVSLAGHYRSNFHSAVRP is encoded by the coding sequence GTGCGCGACAAGATCGGCAAGCTCGAAGAAGAGCACGCGGAACTCGCCGACAAGTACAACCAGGCCAAGGAAGACCACGACGCCGCCCAAGAGAAGCTTGAGGACCTGCAGGAGGACAAGCAGGACACCCAGGACGAGATCGACAGCATGCAGGAGGACGTCCGCGGCCTGGCCACCGCGGCCTACACCGACGCCGACTACGGCTCCCCCGCCTACCTGCTGAGCTCCGGCGGACCCTCCGACTCCTTGGCGCAGGCGGCCGACCTGGGCTACCTCTCGGAGAACCAGACCCAGACCCTCGAAGAGTTCACCGAGCAGCAGGACAAGCTCGGCGAGCTCACGGCCGAAGCCGCCGACACCGAGGAGGAGGCACAGGGCAAGCTGGACGAGGCCGAGCAGGCCAAGGACGAAGCCGAAGAGAAACTCGACGAGCAGCAGGACCTGCTCGACGACCTCACGGCCGAGCAGCAGGAATCCGTCGGCATCGGCAACGGCACCGGCAACGCCGTCAACAACAGCGGCGCCTCGGGCAGCGCGGGCGCCGCCGTCGACTTCGTCTACGCCCAGATCGGCGACGCCTACAGCCTCGGCGCCAACGGCCCCGACGTGTGGGACTGCTCCAGCCTGGTCCAGGCCGCCTGGTCCCAGGCCGGTGTGAGCCTGCCGCGCACCACCTACGACCAGGTCAACGCCGGCACCTCGGTGTCCTGGGACGCCCTGCAGCCCGGCGACCTGATCTTCTTCTACAGCGGTCCCAGCCACGTGGGCATGTACGTGGGCGGAAACAAGATGGTGCACGGGTCGAAGCCGAGCAAACCCGTGATGGAGGTCTCGCTCGCGGGCCACTACCGGAGCAACTTCCACTCGGCCGTCCGGCCCTGA
- a CDS encoding DUF3817 domain-containing protein yields the protein MNISPRATAVVFRAVAIAEAVTWIGLLAGMYVKYLGSGSEAGVEFFGPVHGGAFVLYVAATLAAALHLRWNLWAVLLALAASVPPFGTLAADRWLHRTGRLPGRRQAQDRSPRPAA from the coding sequence GTGAACATCAGTCCCCGTGCCACAGCGGTCGTCTTCCGTGCGGTGGCGATCGCCGAGGCCGTGACCTGGATCGGGCTCCTGGCCGGCATGTACGTGAAGTACCTGGGCAGCGGCAGCGAAGCGGGCGTGGAGTTCTTCGGGCCCGTACACGGCGGAGCCTTCGTCCTCTACGTGGCGGCCACGCTCGCGGCCGCCCTGCACCTGCGCTGGAACCTGTGGGCGGTCCTGCTCGCCCTGGCGGCGTCCGTGCCGCCTTTCGGCACTCTGGCCGCCGACCGGTGGCTGCACCGCACCGGGCGCCTGCCGGGCCGGCGGCAGGCGCAGGACCGGTCGCCCCGCCCCGCGGCGTGA
- a CDS encoding TetR/AcrR family transcriptional regulator, with product MQRRKARTRQALVDAGRALLARKGDTGFSVQEITDEADVGLGSFYNRSEDKQALMAAAVEDVLAEHGRLLDAWTRGIDDPAEVFSLAVRTTARLGGTHPELARVLVRNGMAHLSTDRGPAPRALTDIRRGVEAGRFTVVDPELALAITGGSLIALIHLQLEDAERLDESACDEPAAHLLAMFGMDRSEAGALARAPLPDPPPVPAVAS from the coding sequence GTGCAGCGCCGCAAAGCCCGCACCCGGCAGGCCCTCGTCGACGCCGGACGCGCGCTCTTGGCGCGCAAGGGCGACACCGGTTTCAGCGTGCAGGAGATCACCGACGAGGCCGACGTCGGGCTGGGGTCCTTCTACAACCGCTCCGAAGACAAGCAGGCACTCATGGCCGCGGCCGTGGAGGACGTGCTGGCCGAGCACGGCCGGCTGCTCGATGCGTGGACCCGCGGCATCGACGACCCGGCCGAGGTGTTCTCGCTGGCGGTGCGCACCACCGCCCGGCTGGGCGGCACGCATCCCGAACTCGCCCGCGTCCTGGTGCGCAACGGCATGGCCCACCTTTCCACGGACCGCGGACCGGCCCCGCGGGCGCTGACCGACATCCGCCGCGGCGTGGAGGCGGGGCGGTTCACCGTCGTCGACCCCGAGCTCGCCCTGGCGATCACCGGCGGGTCGCTGATCGCGCTGATCCACCTGCAGCTGGAGGACGCGGAGCGGCTGGACGAGAGCGCCTGCGACGAACCCGCCGCGCACCTGCTGGCCATGTTCGGCATGGACCGCTCCGAAGCCGGGGCGCTGGCCCGCGCTCCGCTGCCCGACCCGCCCCCGGTCCCGGCGGTCGCCTCCTGA
- a CDS encoding MMPL family transporter, which produces MATLLYRLGKFSFRHRWPVILAWIVLLAALSGAAAAFRVPVDDSFSIPGTESQDTVDMLQERFPERSGGRATVVLHAPGGDDVTADRYQEAVQDTAERIRGIDGVASVTDPFALYDRGYDKALNGDDLRSSMVEAGMEQARDEYESQVDQAADDAAEQARGSVDEQYPEGTPGRAEALEQAERQAREQARAQAPGFDEEQARSRVEDEVDRRLAEGDIPDAAADRIDDDLMERIPLFADDRTTALLQVQFARPDGSVPPATVDALLDSGAEAEQAGLDAEFSGQSISIAQVSGIHGGESVGLLVALAILLVNFGAVVAAGIPIVMALAGAGAGMALVYALSQVLELTSTAPLLALMLGLAVGIDYSLFVLARHRQQLLEGMDPRESAGRAIGTAGSAVVFAGVTVVIALLGLAIAQIPFLTVMGVAAAVTVAFSVLVAVTLLPAVLGLLGERVRSGRLPVAGSRAERALTAESTLGSRWAATVTRHPLLYGVAVLVVLGLALLPLQSMRLGLPTDEASAPDSTQHRAFDIVAEKFGAGFNASLLVTVVSDDTGDAERVHDDLASFGEVDRVQAPVFNDAEDTAMIVVVPEHGPAAEETEDLLHDIRDARSGWESDTGAEISVTGATATSIDTSERIAAAMPLFLAVVVGLALVLLMLVFRSVLVPVKAALGFVLSMGAALGATVAVFQWGYGSGLLSVTPTETLLSFLPILLVGTLFGLAMDYEVFLVSRMREDYVHGGDARHAVVSGFRASARVVVCAAVIMTAVFASFVVSDNTTIQPVAFALAVGVLVDAFLVRMTLVPAVMALSGTAAWWLPRPLERFLPHVDIEGAGLRSDADDAAEPTARG; this is translated from the coding sequence ATGGCAACGCTCCTGTACCGCCTGGGAAAGTTCTCCTTCCGGCACCGCTGGCCGGTGATCCTCGCCTGGATCGTGCTGCTGGCCGCGCTGTCCGGGGCAGCAGCCGCGTTCCGCGTCCCGGTCGACGACTCCTTCTCGATCCCCGGGACCGAGTCGCAGGACACCGTGGACATGCTCCAGGAACGCTTCCCCGAGCGCAGCGGCGGACGCGCCACCGTGGTCCTGCACGCCCCCGGCGGCGACGACGTCACCGCCGACCGGTACCAGGAGGCCGTCCAGGACACCGCGGAACGGATCCGGGGCATCGACGGCGTCGCATCGGTCACCGACCCCTTCGCGCTGTACGACCGCGGATACGACAAAGCCCTGAACGGCGACGACCTCCGCTCCTCCATGGTCGAGGCGGGCATGGAGCAGGCGCGCGACGAATACGAGTCCCAGGTCGACCAGGCCGCCGACGACGCGGCCGAGCAGGCCCGCGGATCGGTGGACGAGCAGTACCCCGAGGGGACCCCCGGCCGCGCGGAAGCGCTGGAGCAGGCCGAGCGGCAGGCGCGCGAACAGGCCCGCGCCCAGGCGCCCGGCTTCGACGAAGAGCAAGCACGCTCCCGAGTCGAAGACGAGGTCGACCGCCGCCTCGCCGAAGGCGACATTCCCGACGCGGCCGCCGACCGGATCGACGACGACCTGATGGAGCGGATCCCCCTCTTCGCCGACGACCGGACCACGGCGCTGCTGCAGGTCCAGTTCGCCCGGCCCGACGGCAGCGTCCCGCCCGCGACCGTGGACGCCCTGCTGGACAGCGGCGCCGAGGCCGAACAGGCCGGACTCGACGCCGAGTTCAGCGGCCAGTCGATCTCCATCGCCCAGGTATCGGGCATCCACGGCGGCGAGAGCGTCGGCCTGCTGGTCGCCCTGGCGATCCTGCTGGTGAACTTCGGCGCCGTGGTGGCGGCCGGAATCCCGATCGTCATGGCCCTGGCCGGTGCGGGGGCGGGCATGGCCCTGGTCTACGCGCTGTCGCAGGTACTGGAACTGACCAGCACGGCGCCGCTGCTGGCGCTGATGCTCGGCCTGGCCGTGGGCATCGACTACAGCCTGTTCGTACTCGCCCGGCACCGCCAGCAACTGCTGGAGGGCATGGATCCGCGGGAGTCGGCGGGCCGCGCCATCGGCACGGCCGGAAGCGCCGTCGTCTTCGCCGGTGTGACCGTCGTGATCGCCCTGCTGGGGCTCGCCATCGCGCAGATCCCCTTCCTGACGGTCATGGGCGTCGCCGCGGCGGTGACCGTCGCGTTCTCCGTGCTGGTGGCCGTCACCCTGCTGCCGGCGGTCCTGGGGCTGCTGGGCGAGCGGGTGCGTTCGGGCCGGCTGCCCGTCGCGGGTTCGCGCGCGGAACGGGCCCTGACCGCCGAGTCGACACTGGGCTCGCGCTGGGCTGCAACCGTCACCCGGCATCCGCTGCTGTACGGGGTCGCCGTACTCGTCGTCCTCGGGCTTGCCCTGCTGCCGCTGCAGAGCATGCGGCTGGGGCTGCCCACCGACGAGGCGAGCGCCCCCGACAGCACCCAGCACCGGGCCTTCGACATCGTCGCCGAGAAATTCGGCGCGGGATTCAACGCCTCACTGCTGGTGACCGTGGTCTCCGACGACACCGGCGACGCCGAACGGGTCCACGACGACCTGGCGTCCTTCGGCGAGGTCGACCGGGTGCAGGCACCGGTCTTCAACGACGCCGAAGACACCGCGATGATCGTGGTGGTGCCCGAGCACGGCCCGGCGGCCGAGGAGACCGAGGACCTGCTGCACGACATCCGCGACGCCCGATCGGGCTGGGAGTCCGACACCGGCGCAGAGATCTCGGTCACCGGCGCGACCGCCACCAGCATCGACACCTCCGAGCGGATCGCCGCGGCGATGCCGCTGTTCCTCGCGGTCGTGGTGGGCCTGGCCCTGGTCCTGTTGATGCTGGTGTTCAGGTCCGTGCTGGTGCCGGTCAAGGCCGCCCTGGGCTTCGTGCTGAGCATGGGCGCGGCACTGGGCGCCACCGTCGCGGTGTTCCAGTGGGGCTACGGCAGCGGCCTGCTAAGCGTCACCCCCACCGAGACGCTGCTGTCGTTCCTGCCGATCCTGCTCGTAGGCACGCTGTTCGGCCTGGCCATGGACTACGAGGTCTTCCTCGTCAGCCGGATGCGCGAGGACTACGTCCACGGCGGAGACGCGCGCCACGCGGTCGTCAGCGGGTTCCGCGCCAGCGCGCGGGTGGTGGTCTGCGCAGCCGTCATCATGACCGCCGTGTTCGCGTCGTTCGTCGTCAGCGACAACACCACCATCCAGCCGGTCGCCTTCGCCCTGGCGGTCGGGGTCCTGGTGGACGCGTTCCTGGTGCGGATGACGCTGGTGCCGGCGGTGATGGCGCTGTCCGGCACGGCGGCCTGGTGGCTGCCGCGGCCGCTGGAGCGCTTCCTGCCCCACGTCGACATCGAGGGCGCGGGACTGCGCTCCGACGCCGACGACGCCGCGGAGCCGACCGCCCGCGGCTGA
- a CDS encoding NACHT domain-containing protein, which yields MSMRNRPWWRTTGFVAGALALGGVLALLGVFLRTHGLGTTANVAQLVAVALSVPSLAAGLVSWWRRPDTAVAPTAAETGEATLALAGLVERQWRDESLLRSLHDPAPMPVRWRLTSSADLMDRPDYALPAGIAGFAGSSDDAARLAERFLALPRRRLVVLGGPGTGKTTLAVQLLLELLASRAPEDPVPVLVPAAGWNTREQPDLHTWLAARVDQDYPALRALGPRTADRLVRNGGVLPVLDGLDEVHGHERTRVITALNRSLGTTPLILTSRKAEFAEAVAGADDVVAAAPAIVPERIAGADAAGYLEKSLRTASRRQQWQPVLNRLRTPAPQRGEEPLREITASPLGLWLLRAVYVDAHADPAPLLDTARFPAAADLRGHLLDGVIPAMAAARLPGADPDGSAPTSLPRREHDPSRIRAWLSFLAGILDRGSGGDASGGRDFAWWHLARRTLPRDLPLRIRLAVAAALTLVVGAAGFAVGATVFGIWGATAFGPAGAFGGGVVGGGLLAAAGVGLNLLGWHEFAQWSQEPPGYADLRLSGRRRSLVRHIGRSGFRAGVASFGASALVVGFAAWGGEGNGAGIGFGIAVAAAAATVGAPAAGVADGFIAWAETPALPGRVYTPVASFRADRKLNAVRGIPGGCALGLGIGLIVATAVEPVLAAAVGAASAYLFWLRFTFVYGRHHAWPAYLVASRYLAWKGLLPRRLMPFLDDAHRLGLLRAVGPTYQFRHAELQDHLAGRSGR from the coding sequence ATGTCGATGCGGAATCGGCCGTGGTGGCGCACTACGGGGTTCGTCGCGGGCGCGCTGGCCCTGGGAGGCGTGCTCGCGCTGCTCGGTGTCTTCCTGCGGACGCACGGGCTGGGAACGACGGCCAACGTCGCGCAACTGGTGGCCGTGGCGCTGAGCGTCCCGTCCCTGGCCGCGGGGCTGGTGTCGTGGTGGCGCCGCCCCGATACCGCGGTGGCGCCGACCGCTGCCGAGACCGGCGAGGCCACCCTGGCGCTGGCGGGCCTGGTGGAGCGGCAGTGGAGAGACGAGTCCCTGCTGCGTTCGCTGCACGACCCGGCCCCGATGCCGGTGCGGTGGCGGCTCACCTCAAGCGCCGACCTGATGGACCGCCCCGACTACGCCCTGCCCGCCGGCATCGCGGGGTTCGCGGGCTCCAGCGACGACGCCGCCCGCCTGGCCGAACGGTTCCTCGCCCTGCCCAGGCGGCGCCTGGTGGTGCTCGGCGGCCCCGGCACCGGAAAGACGACACTGGCGGTGCAGCTGCTGCTGGAGCTGCTGGCCTCGCGCGCACCGGAGGACCCGGTGCCGGTACTGGTGCCGGCGGCCGGCTGGAACACCCGCGAACAGCCCGACCTGCACACGTGGTTGGCCGCCCGGGTGGATCAGGACTACCCCGCCCTGCGTGCCCTGGGACCCCGTACGGCCGACCGGCTCGTCAGGAACGGGGGTGTGCTGCCCGTGCTCGACGGGTTGGACGAAGTCCACGGCCACGAACGCACACGCGTGATCACCGCGCTCAACCGCTCCCTCGGCACCACGCCCCTCATCCTGACCAGCCGGAAAGCCGAATTCGCCGAGGCGGTGGCCGGCGCCGACGACGTCGTCGCCGCTGCCCCGGCCATCGTGCCCGAACGGATCGCCGGCGCCGACGCCGCCGGCTATTTGGAGAAGTCCCTGCGCACGGCGTCCCGGCGGCAGCAGTGGCAGCCGGTCCTGAACCGGCTGCGCACCCCCGCGCCGCAGCGCGGCGAAGAGCCGCTGCGCGAGATCACCGCATCCCCCCTGGGCCTGTGGCTGCTGCGGGCCGTCTACGTCGACGCACACGCCGATCCCGCGCCGCTGCTCGACACCGCGCGCTTCCCCGCCGCAGCGGACCTGCGGGGCCACCTGCTCGACGGGGTCATCCCGGCGATGGCCGCCGCGCGCCTCCCCGGCGCCGACCCCGACGGATCAGCCCCGACCTCCCTGCCGCGCCGCGAACACGACCCGTCGCGGATCCGCGCCTGGCTGAGCTTTCTCGCCGGCATCCTCGACCGCGGTTCCGGCGGCGACGCCTCCGGCGGACGCGACTTCGCCTGGTGGCACCTGGCGCGCCGGACGCTGCCCCGCGACCTGCCGCTGCGCATCCGCCTGGCCGTCGCCGCGGCCCTGACTCTGGTCGTGGGGGCCGCAGGGTTCGCCGTCGGGGCGACCGTGTTCGGGATCTGGGGCGCGACGGCGTTCGGGCCGGCCGGGGCGTTCGGCGGCGGGGTCGTGGGCGGCGGCCTGCTCGCCGCTGCGGGCGTGGGTCTGAACCTCCTGGGCTGGCACGAATTCGCGCAGTGGTCGCAGGAGCCGCCCGGATACGCCGATCTCCGGCTGTCCGGGCGCCGGCGCTCCCTCGTCCGCCACATCGGGCGCAGCGGGTTCCGGGCGGGTGTCGCGTCCTTCGGAGCCTCCGCGCTCGTCGTCGGGTTCGCGGCATGGGGCGGCGAGGGGAACGGAGCCGGCATCGGGTTCGGGATCGCGGTCGCCGCCGCGGCGGCGACCGTCGGCGCTCCGGCGGCGGGTGTCGCCGACGGGTTCATCGCATGGGCCGAAACCCCGGCGCTGCCGGGGCGGGTGTACACACCGGTGGCCAGCTTCCGGGCCGATCGCAAGCTCAACGCGGTTCGCGGTATCCCGGGCGGGTGCGCCCTGGGCCTGGGGATCGGGCTGATCGTGGCGACCGCCGTCGAGCCGGTCCTGGCGGCGGCTGTGGGGGCCGCGTCGGCGTACCTGTTCTGGCTGCGGTTCACATTCGTCTACGGCCGCCACCACGCATGGCCGGCCTACCTGGTGGCCTCCCGGTACCTGGCGTGGAAGGGTCTCCTGCCGCGCCGTCTGATGCCCTTCCTGGACGACGCCCACCGCCTGGGGCTGCTGCGCGCCGTCGGCCCGACCTACCAGTTCCGCCACGCCGAACTGCAGGATCACCTCGCCGGCCGCTCCGGCCGGTGA
- a CDS encoding DoxX family protein, with translation MNRSETGGPHRRGRVLEIILWAVQILLAAFFLFQGGTKLLGADDAVRLFGDIGLGQWLRYVTGVCEVAGAVGLVIPRLSGIAALGLLGVMAGATVSNLATPGYQAFAVQTVLLGAVFALVAWARRSQVRALAATLRR, from the coding sequence GTGAATCGGAGCGAAACCGGCGGCCCGCACCGGCGCGGCCGGGTACTGGAGATCATCCTGTGGGCGGTGCAGATCCTGCTCGCCGCCTTCTTCCTGTTCCAGGGCGGAACCAAGCTGCTCGGCGCCGACGACGCCGTGCGGTTGTTCGGCGACATCGGCCTGGGACAGTGGCTGCGCTACGTCACCGGGGTCTGCGAAGTCGCCGGCGCCGTCGGCTTGGTGATCCCGCGGCTGTCCGGGATCGCCGCGCTGGGCCTGCTCGGGGTGATGGCCGGTGCCACCGTCAGCAACCTGGCGACCCCCGGCTACCAGGCGTTCGCGGTGCAGACGGTGCTGCTCGGCGCGGTATTCGCCCTCGTGGCCTGGGCCCGTCGGTCGCAGGTCCGCGCGTTGGCCGCGACGCTGCGGCGCTGA